From a region of the Falco cherrug isolate bFalChe1 chromosome 9, bFalChe1.pri, whole genome shotgun sequence genome:
- the ECD gene encoding protein ecdysoneless homolog, giving the protein MEGIGRAAPAEDTVRYRFFAAAAAGSGGEALLRRCAEAIVVRFAPLLASYIWQRQPFRLRYLPPRGDTPAHIGGTTAFGDNVEDEWFIVYLVREITRAFPGLAGRVDDNDGEFLLIEAADFLPKWLNPENSDNRVFFYKGELHIIPLSDTDEQECDLSVPSPTISQALTLLSTRSEEFLAAEPIRTAVYKRISGYPEKIQASFHRAHCYLPAGIAAVLRQRPSLVAAAVQAFYLRDPVDLRACRSFQTFPPDKRVMTVVTFTKCLYAQLMQQKFVPDRRSGYTLPLPSHPQYKAYELGMKLAHGFEILCSKCSKVSPDSKRAVLSGPLWERFLRSLKEKKYFKGEMEGSAKYLDLLHMAEDYFQQSVTKPESSVEVSPGDEILTLLQATTIDLKEFEREAACLPPEDDDSWLEITPGDLDKLLKEARNESLLSSNEEEQKYDLEAVAESMKAFVSKVSTHEGAEMPWSSDESHVTFDVDSFTKALDRILGVDSEELDSDDLDEEEEFDFSDEDDEGLDAESERQDQEVSPNELIGSLKSYMNEMDRELAHTSVGKSFTMQKKGASSAKAAMSQSVGPDSGTEDTELTPVDVDMNLVANLLESYSAQSGLAGPTSNILQSMGVHLPENADHTGSNNRATE; this is encoded by the exons aTGGAGGGGATCGGGCGGGCCGCGCCGGCGGAGGACACTGTGCGCTACCGTTTCTttgcggcggcggcggcggggtcGGGCGGCGAAGCGCTGTTGCGCCGCTGTGCCGAGGCGATCGTGGTGCGATTCGCGCCGCTTCTGGCCTCCTATATCTGGCAGCGGCAGCCGTTCCGCCTGCGTTACCTGCCGCCGCGGG GCGACACCCCGGCGCACATCGGCGGCACCACGGCGTTCGGGGATAACGTGGAGGACGAGTGGTTCATCGTCTACCTCGTGCGGGAGATCACCAGGGCGTTCCCGGGGCTGGCGGGCAG GGTCGATGACAACGATGGGGAGTTTCTCTTGATCGAAGCTGCAGATTTTCTTCCGAAGTGGCTGAATCCTGAGAACAGTGACAACAGG GTGTTCTTTTACAAAGGAGAGCTGCACATCATTCCATTGTCAGATACTGATGAACAGGAATGCGACCTATCTGTTCCCAGTCCAACAATCTCGCAGGCGTTAACTCTGTTATCCACCCGTTCGGAGGAGTTCTTGGCTGCGGAACCCATTAGAACAGCAGTGTATAAACGCATCAGTGG GTATCCTGAGAAAATTCAGGCCTCGTTCCACAGAGCCCACTGCTACCTTCCGGCAGGCATTGCGGCAGTGCTGAGGCAGCGCCCTTCGCTGGTGGCTGCGGCAGTCCAGGCCTTTTACCTTCGTGATCCTGTAGATTTACGAGCCTGTCGCTCTTTTCAAACTTTCCCTCCAGACAAGCGTGTGATGACTGTA GTCACTTTCACGAAGTGTTTATATGCACAACTGATGCAGCAGAAGTTTGTTCCAGATAGACGCAGTGGATATACACTGCCCCTTCCATCTCACCCTCAATACAAAGCCTATGAACTGGGCATGAAACTG GCTCATGGCTTTGAAATTTTGTGTTCCAAGTGCAGTAAAGTATCTCCTGATTCCAAGAGAGCTGTGTTAAGTGGTCCTTTGTGGGAGAGATTCCTCAGGagcctgaaggaaaaaaaatatttcaag GGAGAAATGGAAGGATCTGCTAAGTACTTGGACCTGTTGCACATGGCAGAAGATTACTTCCAGCAATCTGTTACCAAGCCAGAAAG cTCTGTTGAAGTAAGCCCAGGTGATGAAATCTTGACATTGCTACAGGCAACAACCATTGATTTGAAGGAATTTGAGAGAGAAGCAGCTTGTCTTCCTCCAGAGGATG ATGACAGTTGGCTGGAGATTACACCAGGTGATCTAGATAAGTTGCTGAAGGAGGCAAGAAATGAGTCCCTTCTTTCCTCAAatgaggaagagcagaaatacGACTTGGAAGCAGTTGCTGAAAGTATGAAGGCTTTTGTATCCAAAGTCTCAACACATGAAGGAGCAGAAATGCCATG gtCATCTGATGAATCCCATGTTACCTTTGATGTAGATTCTTTTACAAAAGCATTAGACAGAATTTTAG GGGTGGACTCAGAAGAGCTGGATTCTGATGATCTGGATGAAGAGGAGGAGTTTGATTTCTcagatgaagatgatgaaggcTTAGATGCTGAAAGTGAAAGACAAGACCAGGAGGTGTCACCTAATGAGCTTATAGGCAGTCTCAAGTCATACATGAATGAGATGGACCGTGAACTGGCACATACCAGTGTTGGTAAGAGTTTCACCATGCAAAAGAAGGGG GCAAGTTCTGCTAAAGCAGCTATGTCGCAGAGTGTTGGCCCTGATTCTGGAACAGAAGATACTGAGTTGACACCAGTTGATGTGGATATGAACCTAGTAGCTAACCTGCTTGAATCCTATAGTGCTCAGTCTGGACTGGCAGGACCCACCTCTAACATTTTACAGAGCATGGGGGTGCATTTACCTGAAAATGCAGATCATACTGGCTCAAACAATCGAGCAACAGAATAA
- the NUDT13 gene encoding NAD(P)H pyrophosphatase NUDT13, mitochondrial encodes MAAIHQAVSRRASFLVCRLHSTYVRKMRYLNELKEDDSLCRQAQTSGTFCLFHNLSPFLQKVGKKYLVPQISAAEMKRILEIFKETEQWIEKSVLIGCSDEHTPHFALELGALEKSVIESELKGSFTDLRKALFVVDEKDSPLLASAQALLRWHASHQYCSKSGQPTQKNVAGSKRVCHASGVIYYPQMSPVVVTLVSDGSRCLLARQPSFPQGMYSALSGFCDMGENVEETVRREVAEEVGLEVESLQYSASQHWPFPSSCLMIACHALVRPQQAEISMNSLELEEARWFGLEEIVECLKRAPGSSKQDNGSFLPWFPPKQAIAHQLICEWVKQQTSQPA; translated from the exons ATGGCTGCGATTCATCAAGCAGTGTCTAGAAGAGCTTCTTTTCTGGTCTGCAGGTTACATTCTACCTATGTTAGAAAAATGAG ATACTTAAATGAGCTAAAGGAAGATGATAGCCTTTGTAGACAAGCCCAGACCTCGGGAACTTTCTGCCTCTTTCACAATCTCTCCCCCTTCCTGCAGAAAGTTGGGAAGAAGTACTTGGTACCACAGATCAGTGCAGCAG AGATGAAAAGGATCCTGGAGATATTCAAAGAGACGGAACAGTGGATAGAGAAGTCGGTGCTGATCGGTTGTTCAGACGAGCACACACCACACTTTGCCTTGGAATTAG gagcCTTAGAGAAATCGGTCATTGAGTCTGAACTTAAGGGATCATTTACTGACTTACGGAAGGCTCTCTTCGTGGTGGATGAGAAGGACTCTCCTTTGCTGGCTTCG GCCCAGGCCCTTCTCCGGTGGCACGCTTCCCACCAGTACTGCAGCAAAAGCGGGCAGCCCACTCAGAAAAACGTAGCTGGCAGCAAGCGTGTCTGCCATGCCAGCGGAGTAATTTACTATCCACAG ATGTCTCCAGTGGTTGTGACCCTGGTGTCTGACGGGAGCCGGTGCCTCCTTGCACGACAGCCCTCGTTTCCCCAGGGGATGTACAGTGCTTTGTCAGGCTTCTGTGACATGG GTGAAAACGTGGAGGAGACTGTCCGTCGAGAGGTGGCAGAAGAGGTGGGCCTGGAGGTGGAGTCACTCCAATACTCAGCTTCTCAGCATTGgccctttcccagcagctgcttaATGATAGCTTGTCACGCATTGGTGAGACCACAGCAGGCTGAG ATCAGTATGAACAGCCTGGAACTAGAGGAAGCCCGTTGGTTTGGCCTGGAAGAAATCGTGGAGTGTCTCAAGAGAGCGCCCGGATCTTCAAAGCAAGACAACGGTAGCTTTTTACCCTGGTTCCCTCCCAAACAGGCCATTGCTCACCAGCTGATTTGTGAGTGGGTTAAGCAGCAGACTTCCCAGCCAGCTTAG